The Rhodococcus rhodochrous DNA window CCTCGAGCAGGTGGACACCGCGCAGATCGGGGACGAAGGCACGCATCCGTTCGAGCGCCGACGACCCCGACATCGCGACGACGGGATCCCGGTCGCCCGCCACGAACAGCGTCGGTACCTGCACCTTCGCGCCCTCGTAGGGACGCGACGCCTCCCAGTTGGCGTCGTAGGCGCGGTACCAGGACAGACCTCCACCGAATCCGGTGCGGGCGAACTCGGCCGCGTAGTACGCGAGTTCGTCGTCGCCGAGCCAGTCCCACGGCAGCTCGGGAGCGGTGGGCAGCACGTCGAGATATCCGCGTCCCTCGGACGGATGCGACCACACGTCGAGATAGCGGTATCCGCCCGACAGCGCGAAGAACAATCGCTGCAGGAATTCGCGCGGGCGCGGATCGAGTTCCGCCTCCGCGACTCCCGGTTCCTGGAAGTAGTGGAGGTGGAGGAAGTGCTTGTCGGCGAGACCGCGGAAGATCTCGCTGGGTCGCGCGGGCATCCGGTCCGGCGAGTAGGGCACGGCGAGCAGGACGAGACCGGCGACGCGATCCGGATGTCGCAGCGCCGTCGTCCACGCGACGGGCGCACCGAAGTCGTGACCGACGACGACCGCGCTGTCGATCCCGAGGACGTCGAGCAGTCGGACGAGGCGATCGGCGACCGCGACGTTCGTGTACTCCTCGACCTTCCGCGGCCGGTCGGTCCGGCCGTAGCCGGGCATGTCGGGGGCGACGGCACGGTAGCCGGCGTCGACGAGCGGCGCGAACTGGTGCCGGTAGCTGTACCCCAGGCCGGGGAATCCGTGGCACATGACGACCGCGGGTCCGTCGCCCCGATCGTCGATGTTCCACGTGAAACCATCGACCTCGACGATGCGGCCGTCCATCAGGAGGCGGGGACGGTCTGCATGTCCTCCTGGCTCCAGAACGCCCTCATGCTCGTGATCCTCGCGTCGTCGTCGAAGGTCATCACGTCGACGACCTCCATGATCAGATCCTGCTCACCCAGGTGCGTGACCAGACGGAACACGAAAGCGGCGTTGCTCTCCGCGATCTTGAGGGTGATCAGCTCACCGGTCTGCGCGAGCGGTTCGACCACGCCGTAGAACTCGCGGATCTCGGCCTCGGTGGCGCGGACCGGCGTGCCGACCGGATCCTCGACCGTCGCGCCCGGCGCGTACAGGGCGAGGACATCGTCGACGGTGCCCGAGGCCACGGACTTCACATAGTTCTCGACGGTGGCGCGGATCGCGTCCCGACTCGGTGCCATGAGATCTCCTTCGTTCGAATCTGGAACACGTTTCAATTCGACGGTAGTGGGCCGGATCCGTGGATGCACTCGCGATTCCCACTCGGAAGACCCCGCGGCGGAGGACGATGACATCGCCATCACCCGGAACGATCGGAGACCCGATGATCGACGCTGTCGCCTTCACCCTCGACGGACACGCCGGCGCCCTCGCGGCCCGCACGTGGGTCGGTGAGACCCCGCGCTACGTGGTGCTGTTGTGCCACGGCTACGGCGAGCACTGCGGACGCTACGAGTACGTGGCCGCGCGCCTCGTCGCCGACGGCGCCGCCGTCTACGCGGTGGACCACATCGGTCACGGTCTCAGCGACGGCGAGCGCGTCCTCATCGACGACTTCGAGAAGGTGGTCGACGACTTCCGTCTGCTCGATCTCACGGCGCGCCGCGAGCATCCCGACCTGCCGGTCGTGCTCGTCGGACACTCGATGGGCGGCATGATCGCCGCCCGGTACGCGCAGCGATACGGCTCGGAACTGGCCGCGGTGGTTCTGTCCGGCCCGGTCCTCGGCAGGTGGGCGGCCGTCGACGCCCTGCTCACGGCCGAGGAGATCCCCGATACCCCCATCGATCCGTCCACCCTCTCCCGCGATCCCGAGGTGGGTCGCGCCTATGTGGCCGACCCGCTCGTCTGGCACGGCCCGTTCAAGCGCACCACCGTGCAGGCACTGAAGACCTGCATCGACACGATCACCGCCGCAGGTGCCATCGACGACGTGCCCGTGCTGTGGTTGCACGGCGAGGACGATCGACTGGTTCCCCTCGACGGCACCGCCACCGGATGGTCGTCGCTGGCAGGTCGCGGGTCGTCGTCGAAGACCTATCCCGAGGCACGGCACGAGATCTTCAACGAGACGAACCGGGACGAGGTCCTGGGCGATGTCGTCGACTTCGTCGGCGCGCACATCCGCCCTCTCGAGACTCTCGAGGATTGAAGCCGACCGCGTCTGGCTACCCCAAGCCATGGGGCCGTCCCCTTCGTGTCCCGTACGGAAGGAGATGACCGTGGTCGAAGACAGCCCATCCGACAGGGCTCGCCCTGGTCCGGCCGACAAGGCACGCCTCGGGTTGAAGCAGACCGTGTTCGGCAAGGCGAAGGAGGTCGCCGGCGCTCTGACCGGCAACGACTCCCTCACCACCGAAGGCCGTCTCGAGCAGGAGCAGGCCCGGCAGACCAGGAAGGCCGACACCCTCTCGCACATGGCCGAGGCCGAGAGCGACGAGGCGGTCGAGCAGCTCGACGCCGTCCGCGAGGCCGGACAGCAGGAGCGCGAGGCCGTGCAGCAGCGGACCGACGCCGTCGAGTCGCAGGCCGAGCGGGAGGCACGGGTCCGCAAACAGGCCGCCGAGCTCGAACAAGAGGAGAACATCGTCCGAGGGCGATCCGACGCCGCCCGCGAGGTCACGGCCGCGGAACAGCGGGCACGCCGTGAGGAGAACGAGCAGGTCACGGATGCCGCCGCAGCGGTCGCGGCCGCCGACGAGGACCACCGACGCGCCTCCCACGACGCCGAACGTGCACGCCTCCAGGCCGAGGAGGAACGTCGCAAGGCCGAAGCCCTCGAACGCACGCTGACCGACGAGCCGGATCACTGACGAACA harbors:
- a CDS encoding alpha/beta fold hydrolase — translated: MDGRIVEVDGFTWNIDDRGDGPAVVMCHGFPGLGYSYRHQFAPLVDAGYRAVAPDMPGYGRTDRPRKVEEYTNVAVADRLVRLLDVLGIDSAVVVGHDFGAPVAWTTALRHPDRVAGLVLLAVPYSPDRMPARPSEIFRGLADKHFLHLHYFQEPGVAEAELDPRPREFLQRLFFALSGGYRYLDVWSHPSEGRGYLDVLPTAPELPWDWLGDDELAYYAAEFARTGFGGGLSWYRAYDANWEASRPYEGAKVQVPTLFVAGDRDPVVAMSGSSALERMRAFVPDLRGVHLLEDAGHFVQMERRDEVNDLLLRFLSGIRIPTRTVEQHFHRRSST
- a CDS encoding nuclear transport factor 2 family protein; this encodes MAPSRDAIRATVENYVKSVASGTVDDVLALYAPGATVEDPVGTPVRATEAEIREFYGVVEPLAQTGELITLKIAESNAAFVFRLVTHLGEQDLIMEVVDVMTFDDDARITSMRAFWSQEDMQTVPAS
- a CDS encoding alpha/beta hydrolase yields the protein MIDAVAFTLDGHAGALAARTWVGETPRYVVLLCHGYGEHCGRYEYVAARLVADGAAVYAVDHIGHGLSDGERVLIDDFEKVVDDFRLLDLTARREHPDLPVVLVGHSMGGMIAARYAQRYGSELAAVVLSGPVLGRWAAVDALLTAEEIPDTPIDPSTLSRDPEVGRAYVADPLVWHGPFKRTTVQALKTCIDTITAAGAIDDVPVLWLHGEDDRLVPLDGTATGWSSLAGRGSSSKTYPEARHEIFNETNRDEVLGDVVDFVGAHIRPLETLED
- a CDS encoding CsbD family protein codes for the protein MTVVEDSPSDRARPGPADKARLGLKQTVFGKAKEVAGALTGNDSLTTEGRLEQEQARQTRKADTLSHMAEAESDEAVEQLDAVREAGQQEREAVQQRTDAVESQAEREARVRKQAAELEQEENIVRGRSDAAREVTAAEQRARREENEQVTDAAAAVAAADEDHRRASHDAERARLQAEEERRKAEALERTLTDEPDH